The stretch of DNA TGTAGTTTGTACTTATGTGGTGTATATCCCCTGCACGCGTAATGTGTGAAGTTGCAAGCATGTTAAGAATGCAAATGTAACATGACTgaacaaatttatatttttgcgcTTTAAAACGTGCACAATTAAATGTGCATAGTAACATATGCATAGGGGTGGGAACGCGGACAGGAACTTGTgcaaaaggaataaaaaatgatgcaaaaataagaaaaatgggtaatttttattatgtacgcatttttccttttgacCAGTTCTGTTCAGGCAATTTGTGCACATTCAATATATGCATTGTATCTGCATTGTCCATTTATATTACTATCCTGTTGCGCTAACACATGccactaattttttttttttttttttttcctgacttgttcatattttttcatatttaaaaattagtgaattatttattttgcgCCATCGAGCATGCCAACAcctatatttttgaaaaaaatgctAACCTTTTGTTATCTCAATAAATAAGAAGCATAAGTGCAGTGATATatcctccttttttttaccttttcatttattcctttttgcATTTTGCATTAACACCGCTAATTTATACCCgtcgtttttctttttagaaCATTCGAGACAGCAAGTACCAGGaaataatatcatatattgaagaaataaaaaaggagaagaaagggaaaaatgagaattttcaaaattttgtaCTGGAAGAAATTGcaacaataaaaaatggattaaTATTAGAGTCTCAAGCAAGAGAAGCGGCAGATGATGATATTGTACAGGCAGTTAATCACTACACAAAGGCATTACAGGACTCACTAAGACTTATCAATtcgaattaaaaataaataaagccAAAATGGGTACAAGGAAACAGTGAGAATAATACAACATGCGCCcgtttatacataaatatatatgtatatgtgtaagtATATGTGTAAGTATATGTGTAAGTACATGTGTAAGTATATGTGTAAgtacatgtgtatgtatatgtgtaagtacatgtttaagtatatatgtaagtacatgtgtaagtatatatgtacatatatatacatatatttatatatatattatgaagcAAAAATCGATGTGccttcaaatattttatattggtaattattcttaatttttttttaacgtttcaaaaaaaatttctactCTTGATGATCCCAGTTTGTTTTTTATACGTTCTCTCATGCGTTCTCTTATACGTACTATCACATGTTCTATCGTATGATTTATCACACGTTCTTTCATATGATCTGTTGTATGCTCTCATATGTTCCCTCATATGTTCCCTCATATGTTCCCCCAAATATCCCCTCATACTTTTTCATGTTTTCTTATACTCTCTAGCACTACCTTACATGCTCTcacattttcttatatatttttatgtatttgttttttccgtttttccgtttttcggtttttccttttttcctttttattattattatttgtccCTTAcatttttagtttttaaggaggaaaaaaaaataggaaatatacacatatttgcATTACCCTACTTTtgaatattgaaaaataataaacttaTCAAAacaatgcaaaaaaaaaaaaaaaaaaaaaaattttttaataaaaagttatttattattctatttaatttatttttatttcccatCGCAAACAGATTATGTCATATGTATAAGAAGTAAGTTGTCTGGATGAGCTTCTTAGAGTAGTCAAGCTTAATGTTGTTCGTCCTTTAGTAAAATAACAGCACATAAGTACATACTAATAAacgtacatacaaacatGCATACAAACGTTCAAACAAacgtgcatatgtatatttatatatatgcacatacataaaatttcCGTGTAACATGTTGATCTAACTTTATCGTTTccctttcttttcttttgttttgttttccatattattaaacatatacatataacagTACTTTGGTtgtgcttatatatatgtatgcctACGGGAACCtatacaatataattaatatatttaatgctGCGTACATGTgataatatttgaaaaatgaaagtaCGAATGAAGTTTGAGCCTACTATTCTGCTaaatttttgcttttctcatcttttttttttttttttttttttttttgttgctATATAACGCAGAAACCGTCGGCACatattgttcatattatgTGCTGTTATATTATGGCATAGTGAAGTGCTTAAGactatatatgaacaaattatttaaaaaaaaaaaaaaaaaaaaatgtatttatgttaaaaataaaaaacgtaAATCGCTGatttaaataaaagcaaaatttttattatattttaaatagaataagaagaaaaaatatacataaagtCAATTTAGTGgcaattattattattgtcgTAATTTAATGAATTCCCTCTGGGAGGAAAATTTGCCCgccatatatttttcttgttcCTGTTCATGCTATTATTGCGTCGAAAAGGGGAAGCTACAAAAAAGGCTCCTGTATACATTTTCCACTTACGTACAATCATCCgtatgaattaataaatatttatacgtacatatgcatatatatatatatacattatacatatataagaatatatattttatacgtATACAATTGTATGACCTTGAAAATGAGCTTGTCCTTTTATGGTTTTTAAGTTGCTTTAATTTGGGactaaaagaattaaaacattgcatatttaaaaaaagaaaaaaaaaatgcgtaTGATGTTTTGTAAAAGAAGCGTAATAACCTTCCTtcgtttttccttttttctccttttttctccttttttctctttttttcttttcttccctttccctttttcatttttgtgcatatttatttcatgtGATAATTCGTTACGCATCTGAAACACTTAGCCgaattaaattttgaaatttcACTagtccaaaaaaaaaaaaaaaaaaaaaaaaatagggaaACAATTACAGCATAGTAAAGGCTTTAGTACTCTTAAATGCGCATAACCAAGTGAAGAGtgatacatacataaatgcgTACATATCTATACACGTACCtatgtatgcacatgtaTAAAGCAAATATACCAAAAGAAACATCCCAGCATAACCTGAAGAATAAACAATCGAGGGACTGCCATGGACAACGAAGATGTAATAGCAAAAAacatttttggaaaaaatgaaaaaatgaaaaaaaaaaaaagaaaaaaaaagtttaagaAAGATTTACTCTCTACTTCATCATCAAGTAAAACATTAGAAAAGCGTTCTAAAATTATCAAGAGAAtacaaaagaagaaaaaattttcagaTGGTGCAATGGTAATGCTAGGTGGGGAGcagaaatggaaaaagagGAACGTAAAGGAAAATGCCTTAAATAGTGGAATACTCAATGACGGGAAAAATAAACGTACTGGTAAAACTggaggaaaaggaaaaaaaattaacattcaTAGTTCTAGTGAAGATAATAGGGAAGATAAGGAATGCTTACATAACAATTGTTATACGAGTGATAATGTTTCCCAGGGGACTTATGAAAAGGGGAGTAGTCTTAGGAATCGAGTAAAAAGAAAGGAGAGTCAAAAGAAAAGATTTGACAAAGGgaggggaaaaaataaaggggaaaaaataaagggaaaaaaaaaaattagtaatagtaatggAAACATGTCAAATGAAGATAACACTGCCGATGATGCATACTCCTTTTCGTCATTTGAAGGTAAATTTggatatataaaagataagaaaacgttaaaagaaaaaatgctTCTTATGGATAAGTATTCGGACGATATGAATAATGGTAATGAtgaaaagaaaggaaaacaTTCCTCTGCAACCAgctttataaattttttgaaaacttttaatgaaaaggagaaagaaaatatattgttgAGGACAGTGAAGAGTAAGGACAATGAAGAGGAGGGCGAGGAAGAGAATGACGATACGTTATACAGATATTTGCCACAAAaggatgatatatataaagttaatAAACCTGATGAGTACATAGATATTGCTGACCTTATTCATCCTGTGGAAAATGTATTAGAAAATAAAGTTATGAGTGATATTAACGTGTTAATAAATGAAGATGATAAGAAgcgtaaatataataataatagtaaacaTAGACATATTTCAGTCTTAGAAGAAGAGAAAATTAATGGACAAATCGAGTATATCAGGAATGTAGAAgctttaaataaaatgaataagtCATATCATGTTATACAGAATTCCCAACGAGTTTTATTTGGTCATAAGGGTAAAGAGGAGGAGAGTCTCACCTCCGATGAATACCTTAACAAAGGCCtgttaaaaagatataacaAAACGAAGGTATACTGGAGTGGTAGTTATGATGTCAATAAGGGAGAAAGCAACGGTTACTCTATTAGAGGTAAGGAGGAGAACTTGGGGGCGAGTGATAATTCTAAAGCGGTAGGTTCGGGGGTAGGTGTAGCTGTGGGTGATCCGACTGGGGCAGATTTTTCGGCGCAAGATTTTGAAGAAGAGATGAGAAAGAATTTagaaaaatcaaaaatgCTAATAGTGTCTgatgatattttaaaaaatgaaaaagaaagaaaaagagaagaattAAGGAAAATTGCACAGCTAAAAATGCTACTATTAAAAGaacggaaaaaaaatatgtatagaaaacatattaaatCTAAATCGTATAGAAAATATCtaagaataaaagaaaaaagagaagaagaaaaaatattggaTCAATTATATTTGGAGCATCCTGACCTAGCTAGAGATATCagtaattatgaaaaagaatatgcacaaaaaagaaatattataaataatgtaaaaaagaaaaggaaaattgtTAGTTTACTTAACCGTTATAAGAATGAAGAACTGagaaaacaaattattaaaagcTTTCAAAGTGACAAAGAGGAAAAAAccttgttaaaaaaaattatcgaAAAGACTACCATTGGAATGGAAAAGGATGATGAGGATGCCTACGCGAGTGCCAACAGGAGCGGTAGAGCGGATGAAGAAACCCCGCTTCTTCAGAGCGAAAGCGATATCGGTAGTGATGATGGTGGCAGTACTAATGATAGCGGTGGTAGCAGTGATAGCGGCGGCGATGAAGCGGAGGAGGAAAACAtcaaaaaggaaagaaaaaaaaaagtcaagAGGGAgctaaaaaagagaaatctATTAAGATTTgcttttgtaaaaaatgcGGATGAAATTAAGAAGAATgatgaaatttataaaaacagaaaaagtATGTTACACAAAATTGAAAAGGCTAGCGATGAAAGAAATGCCTTACTAAGTGACTCTTCAGATGTTGAGAAGAAAGAAGAGTTAGTATCAGATGCTACCCATTCgaacaataataatgtagGAAGATCGAGTCGTAAGGAAATTGCTAAGGCGAAGAAGGAATTAACGAATGATGCAAATTTTGTTAACATGCTGAGGAAGAGCAGCGTTTTGAACGAGGATGATGTTATTCGTAGTGAAGGGGAATCGCTTGATGGGGGCTTGGTTAAGGAGGCAGAAGAAAAGGATGCAGCCAAAGATGCGGACAAAGATGCGGACAAAGATGCGGACAAAGATGCGGACAAAGATGTGGACAAAGATGCGGACAAAGATGCGGAAAAAGATGTGGACAAAGATGCGGACAAAGATGCGGAAAAAGATGTGGACAAAGACGCGGTCAACGATACCACTAAAGGCATAATTGACCCCAGGGGCGATCTCGGCTTCATCAACCAGATCAACGGTGAAGAGGTGTTGAAAAGCTACGGGGAAAAATTAACTATGTACAATTTCGAGAACAACGTATTTGAAGAtctaataaacataaatgaaGCTACTGTGAGTAGGGAGGATGAAGAGTTGTTCGAGCTGAGTGACAGTGAAAGAGTAAGTATtgatgatataaatataagtcAGTGGTGCAACTATAACACTTTGgtaaatatagaaaagagtaaaattcagaaggaaaaagaaattatcgaaaaaaaaaaaaatatacctttacatactataaatatatataacagaaaagataaaaagttTGACAAGTATTATGTTGATAAAATACCTTTTCCATTTAACAAAGAGGAATATGAAAAAACgctaaatataaatataaataaagaagtaaATGATATGTCAGTGTATACACACTTAATAACCCCTCGTATATCAAACAAAGTAGGTAATATCGTTCCACCTTTGATTAGAAATCCGCATGAAATTGCAAGTATACTGACTGTGAAGAGGAAGAACAAAAACAAGTCAAAGTTATGATTACCATGGataacttttcttttttctaacCAAAAAAGGGTGTCAACACGACAgttcaaaaattttatgttatgTAGTTCTACTTTCccctttaaaatttattagagATATGTGCACTTAGCTTATACTCACCGCAATTTGGAACTTGTCGTTTTGATTTTGCACACAAAGGGACAATATACTTTGCTCTTCCCGCATTCGtaaagggggaaaaaaaaaaaaataataaaaaaaaaaaaataaataaaaataaaaataaaaaacaagtaTATCTCCACTGGTAAATATCCCCCAGTGTTCTTATGGTCTAATCAACCATCTGCCATGCATATAGATGGGCGCAAACaaatttgcatatattttttgaaaaaaaatttaaagtaCGAATGTGGTgagtataattataatgagCATAATTACAGCAAGGTTATTATCATTCATGCAAAATAAATGGCGCTCATTTGACATGCTAATAAgttgaacaaaaaaaataaaataaataaatgaataaatacatgaatatatgaatatatgaataactAACAGTGCTCACAATTTGAGACGCACGGACCGCTGtacatgtttattttttttttttttttttttttttcaaaaagttCTCTCCAAATTTTGACGAATTTCCACTGTATGTTTGTTAAAATATCGATCAagttttttattgtaaattttatttctcctattgatataatttttaaaaactccTTCGtcattttttctcttcctACTAATTTTACTTCTTAATTCTTCCTGCTTTTTACAAAACTCAacaactttatttttatccttaTCTGTGCATGTTGAATtatcattaattaataaattatatccataaaaattgtttttgaattctttttttttatcctcaTATAGTTTCctatttattgaaaaattgaatttaatttttttgtacaaaTTTATATCGTTGTCCAATTCATACGTATCTTctcttttcttcttctttctGTTCAATGCGCTCTGCACCCTTACCGCGCTAGTGTTATATAACTGCGACTTTTTTCCGTCTTCATCATCCTTGCGGAGGTCAATTCCATGGTTATCGGCGTTATCACTGCCATTGGCATGATCATTTTCACTAACTTTATCACCGCCGATATCACAGCCACGGTTACTACCACTATGATGGGCACCTGTTGGTTCCTTCTGtttctctttctctttctcttCACGTCCACCGCTTCCCTCAGTACTAATCCTCCTCTGGATAACACTTTTTACATTTGCATTTTGGGCAAAATTATAATGTGTGTACTCACCAAATTTGCCCATTCCTCTATTAGGGCCTTGactcatcatcatcattctTTCTCTCCTAATCTCCATTTCGTTTAAACATTTAGACtgattaatttttagttGAATTTCGAACATCCTTCTCTCCCGTTCTGTCATTtgtttgttaatattattatcatatggTAATGCATTGGAGCAGGGGAGGGGTTGATCTTGTTGTGAGTCTCCTTCgttgctctttttttttttttttttttttttttttttttttttttcctcttcttcttttttcctcttcttcttttcttcttcttcttcctcttcttcttcttcttcctcttcttcctcttcttcttcttcttcttcttcttcttcttcttcttcttcttcctcttcttcctcttcttcttccaTTGTTTCGAAGTTTTTTGAAGTATCATCCGTTCCTTTGGAGGGATAATCTCCCCGAACAGTACGTTCTTGTAAGGATGATGATGATTGTGGTTCTGGTTGTAATTGTGGATACGGATGGTGCTTCGACTGTGGATGCTCGGATgcacttttttttgtactcCTTTTCGAAAAGTTTTCCTCTTTTGAAGCAGAATCAAGTTCCGaaagaattttatttaacaacTCGATACCTTTTTGCTTTtcagtaatttttatttttttgtttctttccttttttatgtCAAAGTTACTCAAGAATGGACTATGCTTTTTGAAGGGATGATTAGCATACAACGCAGAGTTGTCATCCCCGTCATATGGTTCTCCCCCCTCATCCGATTCTTCCCTTTCACCTGTTTCTACCCCATCACTCTCCTCGTTCCCTTGTTCATTATGATTCAAATTTTCGAATAACCCATCGATGTAAGACTGCCTGGATGAAGCTTTTCTCTCTTTGAAAAAAGACTCACTCACTTCATTGCAGTCGGATATATAGACATTTATTTTAGGTTCCCAGTTGGAAGTAACTGGAATGATTTCTATTGCTCTCagaatatgcatatttttaataactcGACCtatgattatatttttgttattgtaTGTAGGTACTTTATTTaaagtaattttaaaaatagatgaatattttttattctctaCTTGTACAACTGTCAACAAACCAGCATTTAAATGTCTTCTTTTCGTATACTCTTTATTGTAGTATTTACCATAAATACATTCaacattttcatattttttattttgataaatgggatatttatttttccattcattattatgaaggtacactttattttttaaataaccactctttatacatttatttttttttatcttttcaaTTTTACAGTTTTTGAATGATAGCATTTCATCATCTGTGTATATGCTGTAATTTAAATTCCCTTTACAAAGACTTACAAAATTTTCCACAGACTTTTTTATCTCTTCATCGCTgaataattcaaaatatactTTTCCTAATGTGATAGAGTTTATCGAAAACTCTAAGTAAACATatttcttcttcctcttcatTTGATATGCGGATATCAAGTGGATCACAATGCGTTGTCAGTATTTGGGTGCGCACATAGATTGAGCATGTACAGCAGGGGCAAGACTGGCCTTTCGCGTTGAGTAAGCAGCTTGCCCTACAGGTACATAAGTATGCatgcatatacgtatatacacatatatgtacgtatataagtatatatgtatgcgtgtatatatgtatatacctttatatttatgtatgatGCATCATGCCGTAGACATTCATGAGACACAGCATATACGTAACAACCATGTGGAGTGAACGAAAATTGCACGACCGAACGTATGctctaaaaagaaaaggtaGCAAAATGTGAATTAATGCAAATTAACATAGCGAAATAAtaaagatgaaaaatatgtaaaaaaatgaaagcaGCTCCTAAGTTTATACGgtttacattaaaatattcgtttttaaaaaaaaaaaaaaaaaaaaaaaaaaaaaaaaaatttgttattttgctattttgcTATTATTGCTTCATTTGTGGTATTGAggcataaatacatacaataaTGTTACAGCGTTTAGAAGTATACGAACAAAGTTAAGTACGAAAAGCAATggtataatattatcataacgcatacatttatactttGTCCTTTTACATTTGTGCTTTATAGAATAAATcgcttaaaattttttttttttttttttttttttattccctCAAGGGGCACATAGCAAAAAATAGCTGACTTTTTGAACTTCggaaaaatgagaaaaaaataaaagcataaATAGATGAAAAACGGTAAATActgaactaaaaaaaaaaaaaaaaaattaaaaaattaaaaaaaataaaaaataaaaataataaaaaaataaaaaaaataaaaataaaaataataaaaaataaaaaaataaaaataataaaaataaaaataaaataaaaataaataaaaggacGAATGAGcgaatgaacaaaataaatgatcATTCCATTCTGACGTTGGACTTTCGAAAATTCTTTGTGcagttttataaaaaaaaaaaaattatatacattgaTAAAGAAAGGAAGGCAACACACTAGTAGCTCATTCTTTCCAATATCATTTTGACTTGTTTCATTTTGCTCCTTCCTTTGGATGATATGATTTTATGGCTGTtcctttttgttattataaaattgtaataaaaaaaaaaaaaaaaaaaaaaaaaggtatatatatatatatatatatatatatatatgtctatGCATGTGTGAATTTCATCATTTACTAGCGTAGCTCATGAAACGCTAACTACCCCCGCTTTTGTAATCAcaaacatatacaaataagaaaaatatgtaaatgaataaatttgtTTGCCCATTCGAGTGTACATAATTacgaatacatatattcgcATGAACACGTTTGCAGTATCTATGTGTACAgtacatgtgtgtatatatatatgcacgtattTTCTGTGTGAGTTTAACAAACATTGTTACAACAAAGCGTACTCATCTTTACTACCCCAACATGGTATTAACAAAGAGGTATGAATATTCCCCCCTAgaggaaatattttttgcaaaaCCTATTGAAAATTCTCAGTATTATGAAGATATTGAGGaggaaaagaataaaaaagataagaataataagaataataagaataataagaataataagaaGTACATTATGGATATAAACAGAATAAAGGATAACATATTACAGTATGACTCGTCCTTAGACCGATGTCAAAAGAAGAAAGATTATTACCTAAgtacaaaaaatacaaacaatATTCAAAACTATTATTTCTTCTATGACTATCGCAAGTGTATTTACAACATCGATGGGAAAATGTACATGGACAGGAACCCAGTCAGAATATtaagtactttttttttacttcatgttcatgttttattttatattttacacgtatattatatttactttttatatactttatttctTGTTTCGTTTTCTTCTTCTGGTAAACGTAGTAGCACTCAtattattctcttttttcctttctccATATCATACGTAGATGACAATAACAAGCGCGACGATAGACTAAACGAAGCTGTTCGTGTGCAGAACTACAACTCCTTtgtgtatgcatataatatataacagcACATGGAAAGGAATGGGATGTATACCTTTTGAGCTCCCTAAAAATCAACAGAGAATTGTTACGACAAAAATGCACATTGTTTGCcactttttgaaaaaaaaaaaaaagaaaaaaaaagagtatgaATCGAGTATAAAGCGGGCATGCAAAAGTGAGGGGAGTATAACACACACAAGCGAACGTGCGGAAAGAATAAGAAAGAAATGGGACAAATGTGCTCTGTGCGAAGTATTTTTTGAAGTCCCATTTTTTTGAAGCATTTTTACCAACGAAAAAGAAGCCCTATTCAGGGAGTATATACGTTTCCCCTTTGCTTGCTTTATCttgtttttccttattttgttCCGTTTTGCtctattttgctttattataatatattttattttttttcttcttttcccCAATATCGTAACCtccatttttttgtacaattaaaaaattaaaaaaaaaaaaaagacagtaaataagaacaataaaaaacgaaaaaaaaataaaaaaaaaaaaataaaataaaataattgcaTTTATTTCAGAATGaaagtttttttcttttttataatatttaaatttggTCAAAATTTTAGACATTAAAAGAGGAAGTGATGGAGAAAGTGAAATggtgaaaagaaaaaaaaaaaaaaaaaaaaaaaatggaggaATTGAGATGAATTCATAAACAGCACAGTGATAGATGGGGGAGGAGAAAGAAAACGAAAGGAAAggaaaagattaaaaaattaataaattaaaagattaaCAGAATAACTGAATAACAGAATAACTGAATAACAGAATAACTGAATAACAGAATAACAGAATAACAGATTAACACATCAGCAGTATAACGCATAAGAGGTTTAACCTGTTAGCAGatttatacacataaatataattcaggCAAGCATTTCATTCACGTAAAATTGACTACGGCATGTTCACATGATGTAAGATACATCAACAATAAGCGTGcccatatgtacatatatatacccacatacatacatgcgtgTGTGGGTGCTGGGAGTAATAACCGCGTGAAAAGGACGGAGCAACTTGTTTTTTCCCCCACGAAATGGGCGCTCCTTTTTAAGCGcgtattatttaaaaactaTGGGCAGATGTAACTCATTCCAATGTGAATTAGAAAGTTTGCACATGCACAAATGAACGAGCATACACACGAACGAACGCGAGTGTGTTATTGCTCATGGTAGATCATTTGCGCACATGAACTGCTGTAAAAGGGTCGACTTGGATTAAAAAGATTGGCTCGTATTTTCTTGCTTCTTCCTTTTCA from Plasmodium malariae genome assembly, chromosome: 1 encodes:
- the UTP14 gene encoding U3 small nucleolar RNA-associated protein 14, putative — protein: MDNEDVIAKNIFGKNEKMKKKKRKKKFKKDLLSTSSSSKTLEKRSKIIKRIQKKKKFSDGAMVMLGGEQKWKKRNVKENALNSGILNDGKNKRTGKTGGKGKKINIHSSSEDNREDKECLHNNCYTSDNVSQGTYEKGSSLRNRVKRKESQKKRFDKGRGKNKGEKIKGKKKISNSNGNMSNEDNTADDAYSFSSFEGKFGYIKDKKTLKEKMLLMDKYSDDMNNGNDEKKGKHSSATSFINFLKTFNEKEKENILLRTVKSKDNEEEGEEENDDTLYRYLPQKDDIYKVNKPDEYIDIADLIHPVENVLENKVMSDINVLINEDDKKRKYNNNSKHRHISVLEEEKINGQIEYIRNVEALNKMNKSYHVIQNSQRVLFGHKGKEEESLTSDEYLNKGLLKRYNKTKVYWSGSYDVNKGESNGYSIRGKEENLGASDNSKAVGSGVGVAVGDPTGADFSAQDFEEEMRKNLEKSKMLIVSDDILKNEKERKREELRKIAQLKMLLLKERKKNMYRKHIKSKSYRKYLRIKEKREEEKILDQLYLEHPDLARDISNYEKEYAQKRNIINNVKKKRKIVSLLNRYKNEELRKQIIKSFQSDKEEKTLLKKIIEKTTIGMEKDDEDAYASANRSGRADEETPLLQSESDIGSDDGGSTNDSGGSSDSGGDEAEEENIKKERKKKVKRELKKRNLLRFAFVKNADEIKKNDEIYKNRKSMLHKIEKASDERNALLSDSSDVEKKEELVSDATHSNNNNVGRSSRKEIAKAKKELTNDANFVNMLRKSSVLNEDDVIRSEGESLDGGLVKEAEEKDAAKDADKDADKDADKDADKDVDKDADKDAEKDVDKDADKDAEKDVDKDAVNDTTKGIIDPRGDLGFINQINGEEVLKSYGEKLTMYNFENNVFEDLININEATVSREDEELFELSDSERVSIDDINISQWCNYNTLVNIEKSKIQKEKEIIEKKKNIPLHTINIYNRKDKKFDKYYVDKIPFPFNKEEYEKTLNININKEVNDMSVYTHLITPRISNKVGNIVPPLIRNPHEIASILTVKRKNKNKSKL
- the CYP81 gene encoding peptidyl-prolyl cis-trans isomerase, putative; translation: MKRKKKYVYLEFSINSITLGKVYFELFSDEEIKKSVENFVSLCKGNLNYSIYTDDEMLSFKNCKIEKIKKNKCIKSGYLKNKVYLHNNEWKNKYPIYQNKKYENVECIYGKYYNKEYTKRRHLNAGLLTVVQVENKKYSSIFKITLNKVPTYNNKNIIIGRVIKNMHILRAIEIIPVTSNWEPKINVYISDCNEVSESFFKERKASSRQSYIDGLFENLNHNEQGNEESDGVETGEREESDEGGEPYDGDDNSALYANHPFKKHSPFLSNFDIKKERNKKIKITEKQKGIELLNKILSELDSASKEENFSKRSTKKSASEHPQSKHHPYPQLQPEPQSSSSLQERTVRGDYPSKGTDDTSKNFETMEEEEEEEEEEEEEEEEEEEEEEEEEEEEEEEEEEEEKKKRKKEEEEKKKKKKKKKKKKSNEGDSQQDQPLPCSNALPYDNNINKQMTERERRMFEIQLKINQSKCLNEMEIRRERMMMMSQGPNRGMGKFGEYTHYNFAQNANVKSVIQRRISTEGSGGREEKEKEKQKEPTGAHHSGSNRGCDIGGDKVSENDHANGSDNADNHGIDLRKDDEDGKKSQLYNTSAVRVQSALNRKKKKREDTYELDNDINLYKKIKFNFSINRKLYEDKKKEFKNNFYGYNLLINDNSTCTDKDKNKVVEFCKKQEELRSKISRKRKNDEGVFKNYINRRNKIYNKKLDRYFNKHTVEIRQNLERTF
- the PmUG01_01029000 gene encoding conserved Plasmodium protein, unknown function codes for the protein MVLTKRYEYSPLEEIFFAKPIENSQYYEDIEEEKNKKDKNNKNNKNNKNNKKYIMDINRIKDNILQYDSSLDRCQKKKDYYLSTKNTNNIQNYYFFYDYRKCIYNIDGKMYMDRNPVRILNDNNKRDDRLNEAVRVQNYNSFVYAYNI